The following are encoded together in the Thunnus maccoyii chromosome 18, fThuMac1.1, whole genome shotgun sequence genome:
- the LOC121884171 gene encoding 60S ribosomal protein L3-like isoform X2, giving the protein MSHRKFHAPRHGHMGFLPHKCSKMHRGKVRTWPKDDPSKPVHLTAFFGYKAGMTQTIREVHRTGLKQSKREEVEAVTIIETPPIIVMGVVGYIKTLQGFRSFKTIFAEHLSDECKRRFYKNWYKSKKKAFTKYSKKWQEETGKKQLDKDFAMMKKYCSVIRVIVHSQMRLLPIRQKKAHIMEVQLNGGSISDKVDWAKEHLEQAVPVSSVFYQDEMIDVIGVTKGHGFKGVTSRWHTKKLPRKTHKGLRKVACIGAWHPARVNYTIARAGQKGYHHRTELNKKIYRMGKGVHIQDGKVIRNNASTNYDTTQKTITPMGGFPRYGEVNNDFIMVKGCVVGAKKRVLTLRKSLLVHTSRKSKEAIQLKFIDTTSKFGYGRFQTAQEKRAFMGPLKKDALKTLSEHVPEEA; this is encoded by the exons ATG TCTCATCGCAAATTCCATGCCCCCCGCCATGGACACATGGGGTTCCTGCCACACAAGTGCAGCAAGATGCATAGGGGTAAGGTGCGCACATGGCCCAAAGATGACCCCAGCAAACCTGTACACCTCACTGCCTTCTTTGGATACAAAGCTGGCATGACCCAAACCATCAGAGAGGTGCACCGCACTGGCCTCA AGCAATCAAAGCGAGAGGAGGTAGAGGCAGTCACCATCATTGAGACTCCCCCGATCATTGTGATGGGGGTCGTGGGATATATCAAGACTTTGCAAGGCTTTCGTTCCTTTAAGACCATCTTTGCCGAGCATCTCAGTGACGAGTGCAAGCGTAGATTTTACAaaaactg GTACAAGAGCAAGAAGAAGGCCTTCACCAAGTACAGTAAGAAGTGGCAGGAGgagacaggaaaaaaacagctggACAAGGATTTTGCTATGATGAAGAAATACTGTTCAGTCATCAGGGTTATTGTTCACTCCCAA ATGCGATTGCTGCCCATAAGGCAGAAAAAGGCCCACATCATGGAGGTGCAGCTAAATGGGGGAAGCATCTCAGACAAGGTGGACTGGGCAAAGGAGCATCTGGAGCAGGCTGTGCCCGTCTCTTCCGTCTTTTACCAGGATGAGATGATCGATGTCATTGGTGTCACCAAGGGACATGGCTTCAAAG GTGTGACAAGTCGCTGGCACACAAAGAAGCTCCCCAGGAAGACTCACAAGGGTCTGAGGAAGGTGGCCTGTATTGGAGCCTGGCATCCTGCTCGTGTGAACTACACCATAGCACGTGCTGGTCAGAAGGGCTATCACCACCGTACGGAGCTCAACAAGAAG ATCTACCGTATGGGTAAGGGTGTCCACATCCAGGATGGAAAGGTGATCCGGAACAACGCTTCTACTAACTACGACACCACCCAGAAGACCATTACCCCCATG GGAGGCTTCCCACGCTATGGTGAAGTGAATAATGATTTTATCATGGTGAAAGGCTGTGTTGTCGGGGCTAAGAAACGTGTCCTCACCCTGCGAAAG TCTTTGCTCGTGCACACATCTCGCAAATCCAAGGAGGCTATTCAGCTCAAGTTTATTGACACCACTTCCAAGTTTGGTTACGGGCGCTTCCAGACTGCCCAGGAGAAGAGGGCTTTTATG GGGCCACTGAAGAAGGATGCCCTGAAGACACTGTCCGAGCATGTGCCAGAAGAGGCCTGA
- the LOC121884171 gene encoding 60S ribosomal protein L3-like isoform X1 has translation MYDPYISTILSLFLPLAWSVCTAMSHRKFHAPRHGHMGFLPHKCSKMHRGKVRTWPKDDPSKPVHLTAFFGYKAGMTQTIREVHRTGLKQSKREEVEAVTIIETPPIIVMGVVGYIKTLQGFRSFKTIFAEHLSDECKRRFYKNWYKSKKKAFTKYSKKWQEETGKKQLDKDFAMMKKYCSVIRVIVHSQMRLLPIRQKKAHIMEVQLNGGSISDKVDWAKEHLEQAVPVSSVFYQDEMIDVIGVTKGHGFKGVTSRWHTKKLPRKTHKGLRKVACIGAWHPARVNYTIARAGQKGYHHRTELNKKIYRMGKGVHIQDGKVIRNNASTNYDTTQKTITPMGGFPRYGEVNNDFIMVKGCVVGAKKRVLTLRKSLLVHTSRKSKEAIQLKFIDTTSKFGYGRFQTAQEKRAFMGPLKKDALKTLSEHVPEEA, from the exons ATGTATGACCCTTACATCAGcactattctctctctctttctacccCTCGCCTGGTCAGTGTGCACAGCCATG TCTCATCGCAAATTCCATGCCCCCCGCCATGGACACATGGGGTTCCTGCCACACAAGTGCAGCAAGATGCATAGGGGTAAGGTGCGCACATGGCCCAAAGATGACCCCAGCAAACCTGTACACCTCACTGCCTTCTTTGGATACAAAGCTGGCATGACCCAAACCATCAGAGAGGTGCACCGCACTGGCCTCA AGCAATCAAAGCGAGAGGAGGTAGAGGCAGTCACCATCATTGAGACTCCCCCGATCATTGTGATGGGGGTCGTGGGATATATCAAGACTTTGCAAGGCTTTCGTTCCTTTAAGACCATCTTTGCCGAGCATCTCAGTGACGAGTGCAAGCGTAGATTTTACAaaaactg GTACAAGAGCAAGAAGAAGGCCTTCACCAAGTACAGTAAGAAGTGGCAGGAGgagacaggaaaaaaacagctggACAAGGATTTTGCTATGATGAAGAAATACTGTTCAGTCATCAGGGTTATTGTTCACTCCCAA ATGCGATTGCTGCCCATAAGGCAGAAAAAGGCCCACATCATGGAGGTGCAGCTAAATGGGGGAAGCATCTCAGACAAGGTGGACTGGGCAAAGGAGCATCTGGAGCAGGCTGTGCCCGTCTCTTCCGTCTTTTACCAGGATGAGATGATCGATGTCATTGGTGTCACCAAGGGACATGGCTTCAAAG GTGTGACAAGTCGCTGGCACACAAAGAAGCTCCCCAGGAAGACTCACAAGGGTCTGAGGAAGGTGGCCTGTATTGGAGCCTGGCATCCTGCTCGTGTGAACTACACCATAGCACGTGCTGGTCAGAAGGGCTATCACCACCGTACGGAGCTCAACAAGAAG ATCTACCGTATGGGTAAGGGTGTCCACATCCAGGATGGAAAGGTGATCCGGAACAACGCTTCTACTAACTACGACACCACCCAGAAGACCATTACCCCCATG GGAGGCTTCCCACGCTATGGTGAAGTGAATAATGATTTTATCATGGTGAAAGGCTGTGTTGTCGGGGCTAAGAAACGTGTCCTCACCCTGCGAAAG TCTTTGCTCGTGCACACATCTCGCAAATCCAAGGAGGCTATTCAGCTCAAGTTTATTGACACCACTTCCAAGTTTGGTTACGGGCGCTTCCAGACTGCCCAGGAGAAGAGGGCTTTTATG GGGCCACTGAAGAAGGATGCCCTGAAGACACTGTCCGAGCATGTGCCAGAAGAGGCCTGA
- the LOC121884171 gene encoding 60S ribosomal protein L3-like isoform X3: MGFLPHKCSKMHRGKVRTWPKDDPSKPVHLTAFFGYKAGMTQTIREVHRTGLKQSKREEVEAVTIIETPPIIVMGVVGYIKTLQGFRSFKTIFAEHLSDECKRRFYKNWYKSKKKAFTKYSKKWQEETGKKQLDKDFAMMKKYCSVIRVIVHSQMRLLPIRQKKAHIMEVQLNGGSISDKVDWAKEHLEQAVPVSSVFYQDEMIDVIGVTKGHGFKGVTSRWHTKKLPRKTHKGLRKVACIGAWHPARVNYTIARAGQKGYHHRTELNKKIYRMGKGVHIQDGKVIRNNASTNYDTTQKTITPMGGFPRYGEVNNDFIMVKGCVVGAKKRVLTLRKSLLVHTSRKSKEAIQLKFIDTTSKFGYGRFQTAQEKRAFMGPLKKDALKTLSEHVPEEA; encoded by the exons ATGGGGTTCCTGCCACACAAGTGCAGCAAGATGCATAGGGGTAAGGTGCGCACATGGCCCAAAGATGACCCCAGCAAACCTGTACACCTCACTGCCTTCTTTGGATACAAAGCTGGCATGACCCAAACCATCAGAGAGGTGCACCGCACTGGCCTCA AGCAATCAAAGCGAGAGGAGGTAGAGGCAGTCACCATCATTGAGACTCCCCCGATCATTGTGATGGGGGTCGTGGGATATATCAAGACTTTGCAAGGCTTTCGTTCCTTTAAGACCATCTTTGCCGAGCATCTCAGTGACGAGTGCAAGCGTAGATTTTACAaaaactg GTACAAGAGCAAGAAGAAGGCCTTCACCAAGTACAGTAAGAAGTGGCAGGAGgagacaggaaaaaaacagctggACAAGGATTTTGCTATGATGAAGAAATACTGTTCAGTCATCAGGGTTATTGTTCACTCCCAA ATGCGATTGCTGCCCATAAGGCAGAAAAAGGCCCACATCATGGAGGTGCAGCTAAATGGGGGAAGCATCTCAGACAAGGTGGACTGGGCAAAGGAGCATCTGGAGCAGGCTGTGCCCGTCTCTTCCGTCTTTTACCAGGATGAGATGATCGATGTCATTGGTGTCACCAAGGGACATGGCTTCAAAG GTGTGACAAGTCGCTGGCACACAAAGAAGCTCCCCAGGAAGACTCACAAGGGTCTGAGGAAGGTGGCCTGTATTGGAGCCTGGCATCCTGCTCGTGTGAACTACACCATAGCACGTGCTGGTCAGAAGGGCTATCACCACCGTACGGAGCTCAACAAGAAG ATCTACCGTATGGGTAAGGGTGTCCACATCCAGGATGGAAAGGTGATCCGGAACAACGCTTCTACTAACTACGACACCACCCAGAAGACCATTACCCCCATG GGAGGCTTCCCACGCTATGGTGAAGTGAATAATGATTTTATCATGGTGAAAGGCTGTGTTGTCGGGGCTAAGAAACGTGTCCTCACCCTGCGAAAG TCTTTGCTCGTGCACACATCTCGCAAATCCAAGGAGGCTATTCAGCTCAAGTTTATTGACACCACTTCCAAGTTTGGTTACGGGCGCTTCCAGACTGCCCAGGAGAAGAGGGCTTTTATG GGGCCACTGAAGAAGGATGCCCTGAAGACACTGTCCGAGCATGTGCCAGAAGAGGCCTGA